One window of Stenotrophomonas indicatrix genomic DNA carries:
- a CDS encoding TonB-dependent receptor plug domain-containing protein has translation MRRQAMAWSIQLALMAVAASTAAQTPASSSVQQLDAVQVTGSRIPRAQVEGPAPITVINAEQIRSSGFTTVPDVLRAMTQNGGETQSQQSSGGADFSPGAQQVDLRGLGPNHTLVLVNGRRIADFPMPFKGRSNFTDVSNIPLGMIDRIEVLTGSASAIYGSDAIAGVVNFILKKQADGTTIDMRMGSTTEGGGESFDMSLTSGLSSGNFNAVYSVELQSQTPLWAYDRDIQDSTQDGPTEGARIARRSYLRTDYNDDYLDPGAATCDALSAQNQGSTYRAFRPRYGYYCGSDSAIGYGTILSKRRGANGYASLSYDFDNGQQWFADVQLGYHTMSLMRDVTTWGRMAADGDESGYFNNEATGEIEFWQRQFSPEEMGGLDNAMVRSTQKTFSVTTGFKGNLTGNWDYEAALSHSQYQSRISWAQIIASKANDLFLGPQLGEDDDGFPIYNADPSRLYRPLTRAEYDSIAARTTYTPKSRTETAALTLTNGSLFTLPGGDAGFAATVEVGQQAYALNPDPLATGYYYYSWKDSDGKGSRNRWATAAELRMPLHETVNLSVAGRYDQYRYSGHTIGKATWSGGLEWRPIDTLLVRGSYGTAFRAPDLHYVFAGPGNDETSAEDLYNCRADAADDCADYERNVIRSRSGNRELDPETSTSWSAGFVWSPTAGLDLSADWFNIDMRDQVQDMDVRTILASEANCRMGSADIGSPTCVDALARITRTADGRLYGVHVNPINVARESTSGVDVGLRYRLQTGIGDFIFNGTHTWVKKHDFQRYAGDVTEDQFAINSGFDIPRTKTSVSATWEKDAWSATVYGSRLGRLPTSDSYDQMFDEESGDSPWIKATYRYNVSLQYRFDDHSRLSLSVVNVFNKMPPKDKTYTAYPYYDVSWFDSVGRTVNLQYTHKFGGSAL, from the coding sequence ATGCGTAGACAGGCGATGGCGTGGTCGATCCAGCTGGCGTTGATGGCCGTTGCTGCTTCGACGGCCGCACAGACTCCCGCTTCCTCTTCGGTACAACAGCTGGACGCGGTGCAGGTAACCGGCTCACGCATCCCGCGCGCCCAAGTGGAAGGACCGGCACCGATCACCGTCATCAACGCAGAGCAGATCCGCTCCAGCGGCTTCACCACCGTGCCGGACGTGCTGCGCGCGATGACCCAGAACGGCGGTGAGACGCAGAGCCAGCAGTCCTCCGGGGGGGCCGATTTCTCGCCGGGCGCGCAGCAGGTCGACCTGCGTGGGTTGGGGCCGAACCACACCCTGGTGCTGGTCAACGGCCGTCGCATCGCCGACTTCCCGATGCCGTTCAAGGGCCGCAGCAACTTCACCGATGTGTCCAACATTCCGCTGGGCATGATCGACCGCATAGAAGTGCTGACCGGCAGCGCGTCGGCGATCTACGGCTCGGATGCGATCGCCGGCGTGGTCAATTTCATCCTGAAGAAGCAGGCCGATGGCACCACCATCGACATGCGCATGGGCAGCACCACTGAAGGCGGTGGTGAATCATTCGACATGAGCCTGACCAGCGGCTTGAGCAGTGGCAACTTCAACGCGGTGTACAGCGTCGAACTGCAGTCGCAGACGCCGCTGTGGGCCTACGACCGCGACATCCAGGACTCGACCCAGGACGGCCCGACCGAAGGCGCGCGCATCGCCCGTCGTTCCTACCTGCGCACCGATTACAACGATGACTACCTGGACCCGGGCGCAGCGACCTGTGATGCACTGTCGGCGCAGAACCAGGGCAGCACCTACCGCGCGTTCCGCCCGCGCTACGGCTACTATTGTGGCAGCGACAGCGCGATCGGCTACGGCACGATCCTCAGCAAGCGCCGCGGCGCCAACGGCTATGCCTCGCTCAGCTACGACTTCGACAACGGCCAGCAGTGGTTCGCCGACGTGCAGCTGGGCTACCACACGATGTCGCTGATGCGCGATGTCACCACGTGGGGCCGCATGGCCGCCGACGGCGACGAGTCGGGTTACTTCAACAATGAAGCGACCGGAGAGATCGAGTTCTGGCAGCGCCAGTTCTCGCCCGAGGAAATGGGCGGGCTGGACAATGCGATGGTGCGCAGCACGCAGAAGACCTTCAGCGTGACCACCGGCTTCAAGGGCAACCTGACCGGCAACTGGGACTACGAAGCAGCGCTGAGCCATTCGCAGTACCAGTCGCGGATCAGCTGGGCGCAGATCATCGCGTCCAAGGCCAACGATCTGTTCCTGGGCCCGCAGCTGGGCGAGGACGATGACGGCTTCCCGATCTACAACGCCGATCCGTCGCGCCTGTACCGGCCGCTGACCCGTGCCGAGTACGATTCGATCGCCGCACGCACCACCTATACGCCGAAGTCGCGCACCGAGACGGCGGCGCTGACGCTGACCAATGGTTCGCTGTTCACCCTGCCCGGTGGCGATGCCGGCTTTGCCGCGACGGTGGAAGTGGGCCAACAGGCCTATGCGCTCAATCCCGATCCGCTGGCGACGGGCTATTACTACTACAGCTGGAAGGATTCGGACGGCAAGGGCTCGCGCAACCGCTGGGCGACCGCCGCCGAGCTGCGCATGCCGCTGCATGAAACGGTCAACCTGAGCGTGGCCGGCCGTTACGACCAGTACCGCTATTCGGGCCACACCATCGGCAAGGCAACCTGGAGCGGCGGCCTGGAATGGCGCCCGATCGACACGCTGCTGGTGCGCGGTTCGTATGGCACCGCGTTCCGTGCGCCGGACCTGCACTATGTGTTCGCCGGCCCGGGCAACGACGAGACCAGCGCGGAAGATCTGTACAACTGCCGCGCCGATGCCGCCGATGATTGCGCCGATTACGAGCGCAACGTGATCCGCAGCCGCAGTGGCAACCGCGAGCTGGACCCGGAAACCAGCACCTCCTGGAGCGCTGGCTTCGTGTGGTCGCCGACCGCCGGCCTGGACCTGTCGGCCGACTGGTTCAACATCGACATGCGCGACCAGGTGCAGGACATGGACGTGCGTACGATCCTGGCCAGCGAAGCAAACTGCCGGATGGGCAGCGCCGACATCGGCTCGCCGACCTGCGTGGACGCCCTGGCCCGCATCACTCGTACCGCCGACGGCCGTCTGTACGGCGTGCATGTGAACCCGATCAATGTGGCGCGCGAGTCCACCTCCGGCGTCGACGTCGGTCTGCGCTACCGCCTGCAGACCGGCATCGGCGACTTCATCTTCAATGGCACCCACACCTGGGTGAAGAAGCATGACTTCCAGCGCTATGCCGGTGATGTGACCGAGGACCAGTTCGCGATCAACAGCGGCTTCGATATTCCGCGCACCAAGACCAGTGTCAGCGCGACGTGGGAGAAGGATGCGTGGTCGGCCACCGTGTACGGCTCGCGCCTGGGCAGGCTGCCGACCTCGGACAGCTACGACCAGATGTTCGACGAGGAAAGCGGCGACAGCCCGTGGATCAAGGCGACCTACCGCTACAACGTCTCGCTGCAGTACCGCTTCGACGATCACTCGCGGTTGTCGCTGTCGGTGGTCAATGTGTTCAACAAGATGCCGCCGAAGGACAAGACCTATACGGCGTACCCTTACTACGACGTATCCTGGTTCGACAGCGTCGGCCGCACCGTCAACCTGCAGTACACGCACAAGTTCGGCGGCAGCGCGCTGTAA
- a CDS encoding cyanophycinase translates to MRRLRYGLRGPLIALLLSALWTSPAAAQELMDPGFAYYEVGDLDAPRPGPRAPAMMLMGGGEWVPEAFQWWLRQAGNGRVLILRASGTDELQDRLYRDIGGTTAVQTLVFDNRRGADDPAVLRVVAAADAIFIAGGDQSRYIRFWKGTALNRALNAHVRAGKPIAGTSAGLAILGGYAYGALDGGSIDSASAMADPMGEAVTLDRGFLQLPYLQRVVTDSHFDKRDRLGRLIVFVARAAHDSGDPDMVGIGVDEDTALCVEPDGQAQVYSADGQGKVWVVSPGRDADRLVEGEPLRFHAVPVTVVASGSRMRLDDLQAEAAYEALADISDGEIDVIRR, encoded by the coding sequence ATGCGACGCCTTCGCTACGGGCTGCGTGGCCCGCTCATCGCCTTGCTGCTGTCGGCGCTCTGGACTTCGCCGGCGGCGGCACAGGAACTGATGGACCCCGGCTTCGCCTATTACGAAGTGGGTGATCTGGATGCGCCGCGGCCCGGCCCGCGAGCTCCCGCGATGATGCTGATGGGTGGGGGCGAATGGGTGCCTGAAGCCTTCCAGTGGTGGCTGCGCCAGGCTGGCAATGGTCGCGTGCTGATCCTGCGCGCCTCCGGCACCGATGAGCTGCAGGACCGTCTTTACCGCGACATCGGCGGCACCACCGCCGTGCAGACTCTGGTGTTCGACAACCGCCGCGGTGCCGACGACCCAGCCGTGCTGCGGGTCGTGGCTGCGGCCGATGCGATCTTCATCGCCGGCGGCGATCAGTCCCGCTACATCCGCTTCTGGAAGGGCACTGCGCTCAATCGCGCGCTGAATGCCCACGTACGCGCCGGCAAGCCGATTGCCGGTACCAGCGCCGGGCTGGCCATCCTCGGTGGCTACGCCTATGGCGCGCTGGATGGCGGCAGCATCGATTCGGCCAGCGCCATGGCCGACCCGATGGGCGAGGCCGTGACCCTGGACCGCGGCTTCCTGCAGTTGCCCTACCTGCAGCGGGTGGTCACCGACAGCCACTTCGACAAGCGCGACCGTCTCGGCCGCCTGATCGTGTTCGTGGCCCGCGCCGCGCATGACAGTGGTGACCCGGACATGGTCGGCATCGGCGTCGATGAAGACACGGCCCTGTGCGTGGAGCCAGACGGCCAGGCCCAGGTCTACAGCGCCGACGGCCAAGGCAAGGTCTGGGTGGTCAGCCCCGGACGCGATGCCGATCGGCTGGTGGAAGGTGAGCCCCTGCGCTTCCATGCGGTGCCGGTCACCGTGGTTGCCAGCGGCAGTCGCATGCGCCTGGACGACCTGCAGGCCGAGGCGGCCTACGAGGCCTTGGCTGACATCAGCGACGGCGAGATCGACGTCATCCGCCGATAG
- a CDS encoding isoaspartyl peptidase/L-asparaginase family protein — protein sequence MKLRLALSALLSLPLLAQAAPTASPLLVIHGGAGVERKDLSAAEEQAARAALKAALLKGHAELAAGRPALAAVTAAITVLEDDPTFNAGKGAVFTHEGRNELDAAVMDGATQAAGAVAGVQRVRNPILLAQTVMQKSRHVMMVGQGAEAFATEQGVTLVAPSYFRTDKRWQQLQRALKEESSGQAHADLETAKHFGTVGAVALDAQGRLAAGTSTGGMTNKRYGRVGDSPIIGAGTWADARCAVSGTGWGEYYIRTAAAHEICARMRYLGQSPEQAGKGVINEAIPQMGGDGGAIVLSAEGKAAAPFNTQGMYRGWIGADGVAHVAIFADETIALP from the coding sequence ATGAAACTGCGCCTGGCGCTGTCCGCGCTGTTGTCCCTGCCACTGCTGGCCCAGGCCGCGCCCACCGCATCACCGCTGCTGGTCATCCACGGCGGTGCCGGCGTGGAGCGCAAGGATCTCTCTGCGGCGGAAGAACAGGCCGCGCGCGCTGCGCTGAAGGCGGCCTTGTTGAAGGGCCATGCCGAACTTGCAGCCGGGCGTCCGGCATTGGCGGCGGTCACTGCTGCGATCACGGTGCTCGAGGATGATCCGACCTTCAACGCGGGCAAGGGCGCGGTGTTCACCCACGAGGGCCGCAATGAACTGGATGCGGCGGTGATGGACGGTGCCACCCAGGCGGCCGGAGCGGTGGCCGGCGTGCAGCGCGTGCGCAATCCGATCCTGCTCGCGCAGACGGTGATGCAGAAGTCCAGACACGTGATGATGGTGGGGCAGGGGGCCGAAGCCTTCGCGACCGAACAGGGCGTGACCCTGGTCGCCCCCTCCTACTTCCGTACCGACAAGCGCTGGCAGCAGCTGCAGCGTGCATTGAAGGAAGAATCGAGCGGGCAGGCGCATGCCGACCTGGAAACCGCAAAGCACTTCGGCACGGTCGGTGCGGTCGCTCTGGATGCGCAGGGGCGCCTTGCGGCAGGCACCTCCACCGGCGGCATGACCAACAAGCGCTATGGCCGTGTCGGCGATTCCCCGATCATCGGTGCCGGCACCTGGGCCGATGCGCGTTGTGCGGTATCGGGTACCGGTTGGGGCGAGTACTACATCCGCACCGCGGCAGCCCATGAGATCTGCGCGCGCATGCGTTACCTCGGTCAATCGCCGGAACAGGCAGGCAAGGGCGTGATCAACGAAGCGATTCCGCAGATGGGTGGCGACGGCGGGGCGATCGTGCTCTCCGCAGAGGGAAAAGCAGCAGCGCCTTTCAACACCCAGGGCATGTATCGGGGCTGGATCGGGGCCGATGGCGTGGCCCATGTGGCCATCTTCGCCGACGAGACAATTGCACTGCCCTGA
- the tuf gene encoding elongation factor Tu, protein MAKGKFERTKPHVNVGTIGHVDHGKTTLTAALTKIGAERFGGEFKDYSAIDAAPEEKARGITISTAHVEYESTVRHYAHVDCPGHADYVKNMITGAAQMDGAILVCSAADGPMPQTREHILLSRQVGVPYIVVFLNKADMVDDAELLELVEMEVRELLSKYDFPGDDTPIISGSARLALEGDQSEIGVPAVIKLVEALDTWIPTPERDVDKAFLMPVEDVFSISGRGTVVTGRIERGVIKVGEEIEIVGIRPVQKTTVTGVEMFRKLLDQGQAGDNAGLLLRGTKRDDVERGQVLAKPGSIKPHTKFDAEVYVLSKDEGGRHTPFFKGYRPQFYFRTTDITGAVELPEGVEMVMPGDNIKMVVTLINPVAMDAGLRFAIREGGRTVGAGVVATILE, encoded by the coding sequence ATGGCCAAGGGTAAGTTCGAGCGCACCAAGCCGCACGTCAACGTCGGCACCATCGGTCACGTCGACCACGGCAAGACCACGCTGACCGCCGCACTGACCAAGATCGGTGCCGAGCGCTTTGGTGGCGAGTTCAAGGATTACTCCGCGATCGACGCCGCGCCGGAAGAAAAGGCGCGTGGCATCACGATCTCGACCGCGCACGTCGAATACGAATCCACCGTTCGTCACTACGCCCACGTCGATTGCCCGGGCCATGCTGACTACGTCAAGAACATGATCACCGGTGCTGCCCAGATGGACGGCGCGATCCTGGTGTGCTCGGCCGCTGACGGCCCGATGCCGCAGACCCGCGAGCACATCCTGCTGTCGCGTCAGGTCGGCGTGCCGTACATCGTCGTGTTCCTGAACAAGGCCGACATGGTTGACGATGCCGAGCTGCTGGAACTGGTCGAAATGGAAGTCCGCGAGCTGCTGAGCAAGTACGACTTCCCGGGCGACGACACCCCGATCATCTCGGGTTCGGCCCGTCTGGCGCTGGAAGGCGACCAGAGCGAAATCGGCGTGCCGGCCGTCATCAAGCTGGTCGAGGCGCTGGACACCTGGATCCCGACCCCGGAGCGTGACGTCGACAAGGCATTCCTGATGCCGGTCGAAGACGTGTTCTCGATCTCGGGCCGTGGCACCGTGGTGACCGGTCGTATCGAGCGCGGTGTGATCAAGGTCGGCGAAGAAATCGAAATCGTCGGCATCCGTCCGGTGCAGAAGACCACCGTGACCGGCGTGGAAATGTTCCGCAAGCTGCTGGACCAGGGTCAGGCAGGCGACAACGCCGGTCTGCTGCTGCGCGGCACCAAGCGTGACGACGTCGAGCGTGGCCAGGTTCTGGCCAAGCCGGGTTCGATCAAGCCGCACACCAAGTTCGACGCCGAAGTCTACGTCCTGTCGAAGGACGAAGGCGGCCGTCACACCCCGTTCTTCAAGGGCTACCGTCCGCAGTTCTACTTCCGTACCACCGACATCACCGGTGCGGTCGAGCTGCCGGAAGGTGTCGAGATGGTGATGCCGGGCGACAACATCAAGATGGTTGTCACCCTGATCAACCCGGTCGCCATGGACGCCGGCCTGCGCTTCGCGATCCGCGAAGGTGGTCGTACCGTCGGTGCTGGCGTGGTTGCCACCATCCTCGAGTAA
- the secE gene encoding preprotein translocase subunit SecE, with amino-acid sequence MNSKIEHSKDTSAQGGDIVKYVLASLLVLAGLFVWFWFSADSGRAAQLGTWTGQLRALAVVVGLVGGIGVFMLTGKGRDTREFLSESRFELRKVVWPTRQEAIRMTWVVIVVVLILSLLLGGFDFFIQKLTQWFLSR; translated from the coding sequence ATGAATAGCAAGATCGAACATTCCAAGGACACCTCCGCGCAAGGCGGGGATATCGTCAAGTACGTCCTCGCATCGTTGCTGGTGCTGGCAGGTCTGTTCGTCTGGTTCTGGTTCTCCGCCGACTCCGGTCGCGCTGCCCAGCTGGGCACGTGGACGGGTCAGCTGCGTGCGTTGGCGGTCGTGGTCGGCCTGGTTGGCGGTATCGGCGTGTTCATGCTGACCGGCAAGGGGCGCGACACCCGCGAATTCCTCTCCGAGTCGCGTTTCGAACTGCGTAAAGTGGTTTGGCCGACCCGCCAGGAAGCCATTCGCATGACCTGGGTGGTGATTGTCGTCGTCCTGATTCTCAGCCTGCTGCTGGGTGGGTTCGACTTCTTCATCCAGAAACTGACTCAGTGGTTCCTGAGCCGCTAA
- the nusG gene encoding transcription termination/antitermination protein NusG, whose amino-acid sequence MKRWYVVHAYSGFEKSVAQALRDRIVRDGMEERFGDVLVPTEEVIEMRAGQKRRSERKFFPGYVLVQIETHEEAGIPRIDNESWHLVKETPRVMGFIGGTADRPLPIADSEAEAILNRVQEGVEKPRPKVLFEPGQMVRVTEGPFNDFNGVVEEVNYEKSRLRVSVLIFGRATPVELEFGQVEKAV is encoded by the coding sequence ATGAAGCGTTGGTACGTCGTTCACGCCTATTCGGGCTTCGAGAAGTCGGTGGCGCAGGCTCTGCGTGATCGCATCGTCCGTGACGGCATGGAAGAGCGCTTCGGCGACGTCCTGGTTCCGACCGAGGAAGTGATCGAAATGCGCGCCGGCCAGAAGCGCCGTTCCGAGCGCAAGTTCTTCCCGGGTTACGTGCTGGTCCAGATCGAGACCCACGAAGAAGCGGGTATTCCGCGCATCGACAACGAAAGCTGGCACCTGGTCAAGGAAACCCCGCGCGTCATGGGCTTCATCGGCGGAACCGCCGATCGTCCGCTGCCGATCGCAGATTCCGAGGCCGAGGCGATCCTGAACCGCGTCCAGGAAGGCGTCGAGAAGCCGCGTCCGAAGGTGCTGTTCGAGCCGGGTCAGATGGTCCGTGTCACCGAAGGCCCGTTCAACGACTTCAATGGTGTCGTCGAAGAAGTCAACTACGAGAAGAGCCGTCTGCGCGTCTCGGTGCTGATCTTCGGTCGCGCCACTCCGGTCGAGCTCGAGTTCGGTCAGGTCGAAAAGGCCGTCTGA
- the rplK gene encoding 50S ribosomal protein L11, which produces MAKKVVGYIKLQVKAGQANPSPPVGPALGQRGLNIMEFCKAFNAATQKLEPGLPVPVIITAYSDRTFTFITKSTPATTLLKKAAGISSGSKRPNTEKVGKVTRKQLEEIAKAKEPDLTAADLDAAVRTIAGSARSMGLVVEG; this is translated from the coding sequence ATGGCAAAGAAAGTTGTCGGTTATATCAAGCTGCAGGTGAAGGCCGGTCAGGCCAACCCCTCGCCGCCGGTCGGTCCTGCGCTGGGTCAGCGCGGCCTGAACATCATGGAATTCTGCAAGGCCTTCAATGCCGCCACGCAGAAGCTCGAGCCGGGTCTGCCGGTTCCGGTGATCATCACGGCCTATTCGGACCGTACGTTCACCTTCATCACCAAGAGCACTCCGGCCACCACCCTGCTGAAGAAGGCCGCTGGCATCTCGTCGGGCTCCAAGCGCCCGAACACCGAGAAGGTCGGCAAGGTCACCCGTAAGCAGCTGGAAGAGATCGCCAAGGCGAAGGAACCGGATCTGACTGCCGCCGACCTGGACGCCGCCGTGCGTACCATCGCTGGCTCTGCCCGTTCCATGGGCCTCGTGGTGGAGGGTTAA
- the rplA gene encoding 50S ribosomal protein L1, which produces MAQNKREKAIKAAVVPGKAYAFEDAINILKTATKAKFVESIDVAVRLGVDAKKSDQQVRGSTVLPAGTGKSVRVAVFAPAGAKADEALAAGAEAVGMDDLAEKMQAGDLNYDVVIATPDAMRVVGKLGTVLGPRGLMPNPKVGTVSPNPGEAVKNAKSGQVRYRTDKAGIIHCTIGKADFAEDALKSNLTALLLDLIKAKPATSKGLYLQKVSVSSTMGPGVTVDQSSLSLK; this is translated from the coding sequence ATGGCACAGAACAAGCGCGAAAAGGCCATCAAGGCCGCCGTTGTCCCGGGTAAGGCGTATGCCTTCGAGGACGCAATCAACATCCTGAAGACCGCCACCAAGGCCAAGTTCGTCGAGTCGATCGACGTTGCTGTGCGCCTGGGCGTCGACGCGAAGAAGTCCGACCAGCAGGTCCGTGGCTCCACCGTGCTGCCGGCTGGTACCGGCAAGTCGGTCCGCGTCGCTGTCTTCGCTCCGGCCGGTGCCAAGGCTGATGAAGCCCTGGCCGCTGGTGCCGAAGCCGTCGGTATGGACGATCTGGCCGAGAAGATGCAGGCCGGCGATCTGAACTACGACGTCGTGATCGCGACCCCGGACGCAATGCGCGTCGTCGGTAAGCTGGGTACCGTGCTGGGCCCGCGCGGCCTGATGCCGAACCCGAAGGTCGGCACCGTCTCCCCGAACCCGGGTGAGGCTGTGAAGAATGCCAAGTCGGGTCAGGTGCGTTACCGCACCGACAAGGCCGGCATCATCCACTGCACCATCGGCAAGGCCGACTTCGCCGAAGACGCGCTGAAGTCGAACCTGACCGCGCTGCTGCTGGACCTGATCAAGGCCAAGCCGGCCACCTCGAAGGGCCTGTACCTGCAGAAGGTGTCGGTCAGCTCGACGATGGGCCCGGGCGTCACCGTCGACCAGTCGTCGCTGAGCCTGAAGTAA
- the rplJ gene encoding 50S ribosomal protein L10, translated as MALNLSQKQEVVAELADIAAKAHSLIAAEYAGTTVAQMTAMRKQARETGVFLKVVKNTLASRAVEGTEFACAQDKLVGPLLYAFSLEEPGAAGRLIKDAAKGNDKLQAKVVAIGGEVFPASHVDVLASLPTRDQALAMLARVLTEPVTMFARAIKAIGDKQNGGDVAADAAEPAAETA; from the coding sequence ATGGCTCTCAATCTGTCCCAGAAGCAAGAAGTAGTCGCGGAGCTGGCAGACATCGCCGCCAAGGCCCACTCCTTGATCGCAGCCGAATACGCTGGCACCACGGTCGCTCAGATGACCGCGATGCGCAAGCAGGCTCGTGAAACCGGCGTTTTCTTGAAAGTTGTCAAGAACACCCTGGCGTCGCGTGCTGTTGAAGGCACCGAGTTCGCATGTGCACAGGACAAGCTCGTTGGTCCGCTGCTGTACGCGTTCTCGCTTGAGGAGCCCGGCGCTGCCGGTCGCCTGATCAAGGATGCCGCCAAGGGCAACGACAAGCTGCAGGCCAAGGTCGTCGCCATCGGCGGCGAAGTGTTCCCGGCAAGCCATGTCGACGTGTTGGCCTCGCTGCCGACCCGCGACCAGGCCCTGGCAATGCTGGCACGCGTCCTGACCGAGCCGGTCACGATGTTCGCCCGCGCCATCAAGGCAATCGGCGACAAGCAGAATGGTGGCGACGTCGCCGCCGACGCTGCTGAACCGGCCGCCGAGACCGCCTGA
- the rplL gene encoding 50S ribosomal protein L7/L12, translating into MSLTNEQIVDAIAEKSLMEVMELVKAIEEKFGVSAAAPVAAAVAGPAAVVEEQTEFVVTLKTAGDKKVEVIKAVRAITGLGLKEAKDLAEAGGVLKDNASKDEAEKMKKDLEAAGATVEVK; encoded by the coding sequence ATGTCCCTTACCAACGAACAGATCGTCGACGCCATCGCCGAGAAGTCCCTGATGGAAGTGATGGAGCTGGTCAAGGCCATCGAAGAGAAGTTCGGCGTCTCCGCCGCTGCTCCGGTCGCCGCTGCTGTGGCTGGCCCGGCTGCCGTTGTTGAAGAGCAGACCGAATTCGTCGTCACCCTGAAGACCGCTGGCGACAAGAAGGTCGAAGTCATCAAGGCCGTCCGCGCCATCACCGGCCTGGGCCTGAAGGAAGCGAAGGACCTGGCCGAAGCCGGCGGCGTCCTGAAGGACAACGCTTCGAAGGACGAAGCCGAGAAGATGAAGAAGGATCTGGAAGCTGCTGGCGCGACTGTCGAAGTCAAGTAA